One window of the Sulfitobacter alexandrii genome contains the following:
- a CDS encoding ABC transporter permease, with product MKRMSWFNVTSLTFGFAFLYLPMIILIIYSFNASKLVTVWAGFSTRWYGELVRNEAFLDAAWVTIKVAVMSSTLATLLGTMAAYVLVRGGRFMGRTLFSGMIYAPLVMPEVITGLSLLLLFIGIGLDRGVLTIVLAHTTFSMCYVSVVVSSRLVTFDRSLEEAALDLGCSGWDAFRLVTLPIIAPAVISGWLLAFTLSLDDLVIASFTAGPSATTLPIKIFSAVRLGVSPEINALSTIMISIVAVGVITASLVTKRNAVRAEADMRAAERAPA from the coding sequence ATGAAGCGGATGTCATGGTTCAACGTCACGTCGCTGACCTTCGGCTTTGCGTTTCTCTACCTGCCGATGATCATCCTGATCATTTACAGTTTCAACGCCTCCAAGCTGGTGACGGTCTGGGCCGGGTTCTCCACCCGATGGTATGGCGAGCTTGTCCGGAACGAGGCCTTCCTCGATGCGGCCTGGGTCACGATCAAGGTCGCGGTCATGTCGTCCACGCTGGCGACCCTATTGGGGACGATGGCTGCGTACGTTCTGGTGCGCGGTGGGCGGTTCATGGGGAGGACACTGTTTTCGGGCATGATCTACGCACCTCTTGTCATGCCCGAGGTCATAACCGGCCTGTCCCTTCTGTTGCTTTTCATCGGCATCGGGCTGGATCGAGGTGTCCTTACCATCGTGCTGGCGCATACGACATTTTCCATGTGCTACGTTTCGGTTGTCGTTTCGTCGCGGCTGGTGACCTTCGACCGTTCGCTCGAAGAGGCGGCACTAGATCTGGGATGTTCTGGCTGGGATGCATTTCGTCTTGTGACACTGCCGATCATTGCGCCTGCGGTGATTTCCGGTTGGTTGCTGGCATTCACTCTCTCGCTCGATGACCTCGTGATCGCTTCGTTCACGGCCGGTCCGTCAGCGACGACACTGCCGATCAAGATATTCTCGGCTGTACGGCTGGGCGTCTCGCCCGAGATCAACGCCCTTTCCACGATCATGATTTCGATCGTCGCCGTCGGGGTGATCACCGCCTCGCTCGTGACGAAACGGAACGCCGTGAGGGCCGAAGCGGACATGCGCGCGGCGGAGCGTGCCCCGGCATGA
- a CDS encoding NAD(P)/FAD-dependent oxidoreductase: MKRIYGDFAYSDGPRNGCWWDQTCDIPDRPALQGDTSCDVAIIGAGFTGISAALQLAEDGVDTVVVDARYVGWGASGRNGGFCCLGGGMLDDAALETRFGEDGRRAWRQTELASIRFVEDLLEKYGVEVDRHSDGETQFAHRPKDFDEMEERVAYYADNYGAEARLTPAKDLEGEGMSAGFHGALTVPIGFGLNPRKYIKGLAAAAETAGARIHHETPVTSVTRHGSGFTLETPSGRIEAQRVIIGTNGYSSEDLPAWLAARYMPTQSSVIVTRPLSQQELGAQGWTSGQASYDTRHLLHYFRLMPDNRMLFGVRGGLMANQGSERRAMQRARADFDRMFPAWSEVETPYNWSGMVCIARDRMPFVGQVPDQPGMFASLCYHGNGVAMASYSGALLADLVQDREPRRIYPQAVQRPLQKFELGAYRRAIMPFAYLGFSLSDR; encoded by the coding sequence ATGAAGCGTATCTACGGAGACTTCGCCTATTCCGACGGGCCGCGGAACGGCTGCTGGTGGGATCAGACCTGCGACATCCCGGATCGGCCGGCGCTGCAGGGCGACACAAGCTGCGACGTGGCGATCATCGGCGCCGGCTTCACGGGTATCTCAGCCGCCTTGCAACTGGCCGAAGACGGCGTGGATACCGTTGTCGTGGATGCGCGGTATGTGGGCTGGGGGGCGTCGGGCCGCAACGGCGGGTTCTGCTGCCTTGGGGGCGGGATGCTGGACGACGCGGCGCTCGAGACGCGGTTTGGCGAGGACGGGCGCCGGGCCTGGCGGCAGACGGAACTTGCCTCCATCCGGTTTGTCGAGGATCTGTTGGAGAAATACGGCGTAGAGGTCGATCGCCATTCCGACGGCGAGACGCAGTTCGCGCATCGGCCCAAGGACTTCGACGAGATGGAAGAGCGGGTCGCCTACTATGCCGATAACTACGGCGCGGAGGCGCGGCTGACCCCTGCCAAGGATCTCGAGGGGGAGGGGATGAGTGCTGGCTTCCACGGTGCGCTGACCGTGCCCATCGGTTTCGGGCTCAATCCGCGCAAGTACATCAAGGGGCTGGCCGCTGCTGCCGAAACCGCGGGCGCCCGGATCCACCATGAGACACCCGTGACGTCCGTCACCAGGCACGGGTCCGGCTTCACGCTGGAAACGCCGTCCGGGCGGATCGAGGCGCAACGCGTGATTATCGGGACCAATGGCTATTCGTCCGAAGATCTGCCGGCGTGGCTGGCGGCGCGCTACATGCCGACGCAATCCAGTGTCATCGTGACACGCCCCCTTTCGCAGCAGGAACTCGGGGCTCAAGGTTGGACAAGCGGGCAGGCCTCTTATGATACGCGGCATCTGCTGCATTACTTTCGTCTGATGCCGGACAATCGGATGCTGTTCGGCGTGCGCGGGGGGCTGATGGCCAATCAGGGGTCCGAGCGGCGGGCGATGCAAAGGGCGCGGGCGGATTTCGACCGCATGTTCCCGGCCTGGAGCGAGGTCGAGACCCCGTACAATTGGTCGGGCATGGTGTGCATCGCCCGGGACAGGATGCCATTTGTCGGACAGGTGCCCGATCAGCCCGGAATGTTTGCGAGCCTGTGCTATCACGGAAACGGCGTGGCGATGGCCAGCTATTCGGGCGCCTTGCTCGCGGACCTCGTGCAGGACAGGGAACCGCGTCGGATCTATCCGCAGGCGGTTCAACGTCCCTTGCAGAAGTTCGAGCTGGGTGCCTATCGCCGTGCGATCATGCCGTTTGCCTACCTCGGGTTCAGCCTGTCTGATCGATAG
- the pncA gene encoding bifunctional nicotinamidase/pyrazinamidase, with amino-acid sequence MQALIVIDVQKDFCPGGALEVPEGDLVVSGITDLMADFDAVILTQDWHPAGHSSFASAHDDRAPYDVIDMPYGPQVLWPDHCIQGSLGAQFHEGLAQDRADLIIRKGYNAAIDSYSAFFENDHETPTGLEGYLRTRGIQKLTMVGLALDFCVNFSAVDAAGLGFDVTVRQDLCRAIDLDGSLDAARAAMKESGVTLV; translated from the coding sequence ATGCAAGCCCTTATCGTGATCGACGTCCAGAAGGACTTCTGCCCCGGCGGCGCGCTCGAGGTGCCCGAGGGCGATCTTGTCGTATCGGGTATTACCGACCTGATGGCGGACTTCGACGCGGTGATCCTGACGCAGGACTGGCATCCCGCCGGGCATTCCTCGTTTGCCAGCGCACACGACGACCGCGCCCCTTACGACGTGATCGACATGCCTTACGGTCCGCAGGTGCTCTGGCCGGATCACTGCATCCAGGGCAGCCTTGGCGCGCAGTTCCACGAAGGTCTGGCACAGGACCGCGCGGACCTCATCATTCGCAAGGGATACAACGCGGCCATCGACAGCTATTCCGCGTTCTTCGAAAACGATCACGAGACTCCGACCGGTCTTGAAGGCTACCTGCGGACGCGCGGTATCCAGAAGCTGACGATGGTCGGCCTGGCGCTGGATTTCTGCGTCAATTTCTCGGCGGTGGACGCAGCCGGTCTGGGATTCGACGTGACGGTCCGGCAGGATCTCTGCCGAGCGATCGACCTTGACGGCTCCCTGGACGCTGCCCGCGCGGCGATGAAGGAAAGCGGCGTGACCCTGGTGTGA
- a CDS encoding rhodanese-related sulfurtransferase, whose product MHTIAALYHFTRFEDPAALKPALLDLCLAHRVKGTLLLAQEGVNGTIAGPREGIDAVIAHLRGLPGCAGLEWKEATSETPPFPRMKVRLKREIVTMGQPDVDPRARVGHYVEPRDWNDLIRDPGVAVIDTRNDYEVAIGTFEGAIDPETASFGEFPAWWEANKHRFHNKKIAMFCTGGIRCEKSTNYLLGQGVEDVFHLKGGILKYLEDVPEADSAWQGDCFVFDARVSVGHGLREGPHMLCHGCRQPILPEDRNRPEYEEGVSCHHCAHRTTEADKARFRERQKQLRLAARRRLP is encoded by the coding sequence ATGCACACCATCGCCGCCCTGTATCACTTTACGCGCTTCGAGGATCCCGCCGCGCTCAAGCCCGCGCTGCTGGACCTGTGCCTCGCGCATCGGGTCAAGGGCACGTTGCTGCTGGCGCAGGAAGGCGTGAACGGCACCATCGCGGGCCCGCGTGAGGGCATCGACGCGGTCATCGCCCATCTGCGCGGTCTGCCCGGCTGCGCCGGGCTGGAATGGAAAGAGGCGACATCCGAAACACCGCCCTTCCCCCGGATGAAGGTGCGGCTGAAGCGCGAAATCGTGACGATGGGCCAGCCGGATGTCGATCCGCGCGCGCGCGTGGGCCACTATGTGGAGCCGCGGGACTGGAACGATCTGATCCGGGATCCGGGGGTGGCGGTGATCGACACACGAAACGATTACGAAGTGGCGATCGGAACCTTCGAGGGCGCGATCGATCCCGAAACCGCAAGTTTCGGAGAATTCCCCGCCTGGTGGGAAGCCAACAAGCACCGCTTTCACAACAAGAAGATCGCGATGTTCTGCACCGGCGGAATCCGCTGCGAGAAATCGACCAATTACCTGCTGGGCCAAGGGGTCGAGGACGTCTTTCACCTCAAAGGCGGCATCCTGAAATATCTCGAGGACGTCCCGGAAGCCGACAGCGCCTGGCAGGGAGACTGCTTTGTCTTCGATGCGCGTGTCAGCGTCGGCCACGGCCTGAGAGAGGGGCCCCACATGCTGTGCCACGGCTGCCGTCAGCCGATCCTTCCCGAGGACAGGAACCGCCCCGAGTACGAAGAGGGCGTGAGTTGCCATCATTGCGCCCACCGTACCACCGAGGCGGACAAGGCGCGGTTCAGAGAGAGGCAGAAGCAGCTGCGGCTCGCAGCCCGGCGGCGCCTGCCCTGA
- a CDS encoding rod-binding protein: MSQAPFRKSLPGTADLKLRQAAEQLETTFLAEMLNAAGVGKSRDHFGGGAGEDQFSSFLLQEQAAAMVRAGGLGLAESLYQALKERDR, encoded by the coding sequence ATCAGCCAAGCCCCTTTTCGGAAATCCTTGCCCGGCACGGCCGACCTGAAGCTCAGGCAGGCGGCCGAACAGCTCGAAACCACGTTCCTGGCTGAAATGCTGAATGCTGCGGGTGTCGGAAAGTCGCGTGATCACTTTGGCGGTGGCGCCGGCGAGGATCAGTTTTCATCCTTTCTCCTGCAGGAACAGGCCGCTGCGATGGTGCGCGCGGGCGGACTCGGTCTGGCCGAATCGCTCTACCAGGCGCTGAAGGAGAGAGACCGATGA
- a CDS encoding flagellar hook-length control protein FliK, with the protein MLRHTVPVGEEVPEAKLNIFPAQTPTRLSDEPQARAGANLRDAAQVGGTGPVAVADFNETFENLLQSLAAPPSTDGATNADAEKADATEDAPEEPSGPSVMETETQGDSPQASRKEPPQEAVHPMPDHPSLPLAVPSAERARVHAAEVTPEANGLPAAHTHAAQGQPTPRKAQQIRPEAHQSTASRVSSSPAPHAGEGAATKTRIDWQAEPRASAEIDPAPPKTRQLAERAVVHSVQVAAVGTAMSYPKSLAERAVTGQMAGANRAPVLAVGLPGRLPMTHDTEKLPSAMTSRMSEALIGSSSALRQVAGPEHRWADAANPKGTTLANSQVAKDVPVPVAPGHLRSKAGEPFGAPNAGTDAPSPKPSGIELAMPRASVSQARNVSSHVETTPKEAFPLLGRTRATTEAGSDSTFIRSRPDQSLGPARGFTAPPPREPIAISFQKAAPGQPVANLGSDTAKSPQDTSPHRGTPTQPKITFATAHPVAPQPGPAIGSSTVKGDIRETVTGPVDIVPVEAGSPRPVDTLPAVQGQPVSAPQRADMPMHIARQVAEALQGIGQQPVEISLTPEELGRVRLSLSASDSGMIVHVVADRAETLDLMRRHITELSEEFRQLGYADVRFSFAGGGEQHGHRPPRADVLAPDGELPEASGTIAEIALSITPDTGVDIRL; encoded by the coding sequence ATGTTGCGTCATACGGTGCCGGTCGGCGAAGAAGTCCCGGAGGCCAAGTTGAACATTTTCCCAGCGCAGACCCCGACCCGGTTGTCGGATGAACCCCAAGCGCGTGCCGGGGCAAATCTGCGCGACGCTGCGCAGGTCGGCGGGACCGGTCCAGTTGCGGTCGCAGACTTCAACGAGACCTTCGAAAACCTCCTGCAAAGCCTTGCAGCCCCGCCATCGACTGACGGGGCCACAAATGCAGACGCCGAAAAGGCGGACGCGACGGAAGATGCGCCGGAGGAACCGTCCGGCCCTTCGGTCATGGAAACCGAGACGCAAGGAGATTCGCCGCAGGCTTCACGCAAAGAACCTCCCCAAGAGGCCGTACACCCGATGCCTGACCATCCCTCGCTTCCTCTCGCCGTACCGTCCGCCGAAAGGGCCCGCGTACACGCGGCCGAAGTGACCCCGGAGGCCAACGGCCTGCCTGCGGCCCATACTCATGCGGCGCAAGGGCAACCGACGCCACGAAAGGCGCAACAGATTCGACCGGAGGCGCATCAGTCGACAGCTTCGCGCGTGTCCTCCAGCCCTGCACCCCATGCTGGGGAGGGCGCTGCAACAAAGACCAGGATTGACTGGCAGGCAGAACCCCGCGCTTCGGCAGAAATCGACCCGGCGCCACCAAAAACGAGGCAACTGGCGGAGCGGGCAGTCGTTCATTCCGTTCAGGTCGCGGCCGTCGGGACCGCGATGTCATACCCGAAATCGCTGGCGGAGCGGGCGGTGACCGGACAGATGGCAGGGGCTAACCGCGCCCCAGTCTTGGCGGTCGGCTTGCCCGGCCGGCTGCCTATGACACACGACACCGAAAAACTGCCCTCAGCGATGACCTCGCGGATGTCGGAGGCCCTGATCGGCTCTTCCTCCGCCCTCCGACAGGTCGCTGGCCCTGAACATCGGTGGGCAGACGCAGCCAACCCTAAAGGGACCACCCTTGCCAATTCGCAAGTGGCCAAGGACGTGCCCGTACCGGTGGCACCAGGGCATCTGCGGTCCAAGGCGGGGGAGCCTTTTGGTGCGCCCAACGCAGGAACAGACGCCCCCTCTCCAAAACCATCGGGGATCGAATTGGCCATGCCGCGCGCCTCTGTCTCACAGGCCCGGAACGTATCTAGCCACGTTGAGACAACGCCGAAGGAAGCTTTTCCGCTCTTGGGTCGAACGCGAGCGACCACCGAGGCAGGTAGCGACAGCACGTTCATTAGAAGTCGTCCCGATCAATCCTTAGGCCCCGCGCGGGGTTTCACTGCGCCGCCGCCAAGGGAACCAATTGCAATCAGTTTTCAAAAGGCGGCGCCGGGGCAACCCGTCGCAAACCTCGGTAGCGACACCGCGAAAAGCCCCCAAGACACCAGCCCCCACCGTGGCACACCGACACAACCGAAGATCACCTTTGCGACGGCGCACCCGGTGGCGCCGCAACCGGGTCCTGCCATCGGGTCGTCTACCGTCAAAGGTGACATCCGCGAGACGGTAACGGGCCCGGTCGATATCGTTCCGGTGGAGGCTGGAAGTCCCCGGCCCGTCGACACCTTGCCCGCAGTACAGGGCCAGCCGGTCAGCGCTCCGCAGCGCGCCGACATGCCGATGCATATAGCCCGACAGGTCGCGGAAGCCTTGCAAGGCATCGGACAGCAACCGGTCGAAATTTCACTCACCCCCGAGGAGCTGGGCCGCGTGCGCCTGTCGCTGTCGGCCTCGGACTCCGGCATGATTGTCCATGTGGTCGCCGATCGAGCGGAAACGCTGGATCTCATGCGGCGGCACATCACGGAGCTTTCGGAGGAGTTCAGGCAGCTCGGCTATGCCGATGTCCGCTTCAGCTTCGCGGGAGGTGGAGAGCAGCACGGTCATCGTCCCCCACGAGCCGACGTGCTCGCGCCTGACGGGGAGCTTCCCGAAGCATCGGGCACCATTGCCGAAATCGCCCTGTCGATCACGCCAGACACGGGCGTCGACATCAGACTTTAA
- a CDS encoding ABC transporter ATP-binding protein yields the protein MTQTVFAPWDDPDQQPLIRFQNVTKRFGEFVAIDDLTLDIFEREFFALLGPSGCGKTTMMRMLAGFESISEGRIELSGKDIGHVPPNKRAVNMMFQSYALFPHLSVWDNIAFGLRRDRKSKEEIDSRVTEMLKLTRLEKFARRKPHQISGGQRQRVALARSLAKAPKLLLLDEPLGALDKKLRQDTQFELMDIQESTGTTFVIVTHDQEEAMTVASRVAVMDEGRVIQVATPANIYEYPNSVYVADFIGDVNIIDAKARPMGENTYALDWIDGQPPLRAESKTGFSEGQQAHLAIRPEKIRITKEKPEDAPNALEGKVLDIAYLGNLSTYHVQLPGGQVIKAQTANTRRIARRDITWEDPVWVSWSATAGVLLEH from the coding sequence TTGACCCAGACCGTTTTTGCCCCTTGGGATGATCCAGACCAGCAGCCCCTGATCCGTTTCCAGAACGTTACCAAGCGTTTCGGCGAGTTCGTTGCCATCGACGACCTTACGCTGGACATATTCGAGCGGGAGTTCTTTGCCCTTCTCGGGCCCTCGGGGTGTGGCAAGACCACGATGATGCGGATGCTCGCGGGGTTCGAATCCATCAGCGAAGGGCGGATCGAACTGTCGGGCAAGGACATCGGGCACGTGCCGCCGAACAAGCGCGCGGTGAACATGATGTTCCAGTCCTACGCGCTGTTTCCGCACCTGTCGGTCTGGGACAACATCGCCTTCGGCCTGCGGCGCGACCGAAAGAGCAAGGAAGAGATCGATTCGCGGGTGACCGAGATGCTCAAGCTCACCCGACTCGAGAAGTTCGCCCGCCGCAAGCCCCACCAGATTTCCGGCGGCCAGCGCCAGCGGGTCGCCCTGGCGCGGTCGCTTGCCAAGGCACCGAAACTTTTGCTGCTGGATGAACCGCTGGGCGCGCTGGACAAGAAGCTGCGCCAAGATACCCAGTTCGAGTTGATGGATATCCAGGAGAGCACCGGCACCACATTCGTGATCGTGACGCACGATCAGGAGGAAGCGATGACCGTGGCCAGCCGGGTTGCCGTGATGGACGAAGGCCGCGTGATTCAGGTGGCCACCCCCGCGAACATCTACGAGTATCCGAATTCGGTCTACGTGGCCGACTTCATCGGGGATGTGAACATCATCGACGCGAAGGCGCGACCGATGGGCGAGAATACCTATGCGCTCGACTGGATCGACGGTCAGCCGCCCCTGCGGGCCGAAAGCAAGACCGGTTTCAGCGAGGGTCAGCAGGCGCACCTGGCCATCCGGCCTGAAAAGATCCGGATCACCAAGGAAAAACCGGAAGACGCCCCGAACGCGCTGGAGGGCAAGGTGCTGGACATCGCGTACCTCGGTAACCTCAGCACGTACCACGTACAATTGCCGGGCGGACAGGTGATCAAGGCGCAGACGGCAAATACCCGTCGCATCGCCCGTCGTGACATTACCTGGGAAGACCCGGTTTGGGTTTCCTGGAGTGCCACCGCCGGCGTCCTGTTGGAGCATTGA
- a CDS encoding ABC transporter permease subunit produces MRRFALIAVPYAWLLALFLVPFIIVFKISLSDLALAIPPYTPTMRDGIGEMFAAFDFENFIFLTEDDLYWKAYLSSLQIAFLSTLITLMVGYPIAYGMAKAPEEWRATLMMLVILPFWTSFLIRVYAWMGILSNEGLLNQFLTSLGLISEPLQILNTNTAVYIGIVYTYLPFMILPIYAALDRLDESLNEAAEDLGCSRLQAFWLVTVPLSRNGIIAGSFLVFIPALGEFVIPSLLGGSGTLMIGKVLWEEFFNNRDWPVASAVAVVLLLILIIPIVLFQRNQQKQAEAEQ; encoded by the coding sequence ATGCGCCGCTTCGCCCTGATTGCCGTCCCCTACGCGTGGCTGCTGGCGCTGTTCCTCGTTCCGTTCATCATCGTCTTCAAGATTTCGTTGTCGGATCTGGCACTGGCGATCCCGCCCTACACCCCGACCATGCGGGACGGGATCGGCGAGATGTTCGCGGCCTTCGATTTCGAGAACTTCATCTTCCTGACCGAGGATGATCTCTACTGGAAAGCCTACCTCAGTTCTCTTCAGATCGCGTTCCTGTCGACGCTGATCACCCTGATGGTCGGATATCCGATCGCCTACGGTATGGCCAAGGCACCGGAGGAATGGCGCGCGACGCTGATGATGCTGGTGATCCTGCCGTTCTGGACGTCTTTCCTGATCCGGGTCTACGCGTGGATGGGCATTCTCAGCAACGAAGGGTTGCTGAACCAATTTCTCACGTCACTGGGGCTGATCAGCGAACCGTTGCAGATCCTCAATACGAATACCGCCGTCTATATCGGTATCGTCTATACCTACCTGCCCTTCATGATCCTGCCGATCTACGCGGCACTCGACCGGCTGGATGAATCCCTGAACGAAGCGGCGGAGGATCTGGGCTGCTCGCGGCTTCAGGCGTTCTGGCTGGTGACGGTGCCGTTGTCTCGCAACGGGATCATCGCCGGGTCCTTCCTGGTGTTCATTCCCGCGCTGGGCGAGTTCGTCATTCCCTCGCTTCTGGGCGGATCGGGCACGCTGATGATCGGCAAGGTGCTGTGGGAGGAGTTCTTCAACAATCGCGACTGGCCCGTGGCGTCCGCGGTGGCCGTGGTACTTCTGCTGATCCTGATCATTCCGATCGTGCTGTTTCAGCGAAACCAGCAGAAGCAGGCGGAGGCAGAGCAATGA
- a CDS encoding flagellar hook capping FlgD N-terminal domain-containing protein — MISPTASAFAPGTQSPAPGTRGSVLSSDFETFLKMLTAQARFQDPLEPLDSSQYAAQLAQFSMVEQQVLSNDLLQALSGQLSAGGMAQMSGWIGMEALSTAPVYFDGSPITITPNPAAISDEVFLVVYDDTGTEVQRSALPISAEPFEWAGVADDGSPFANGLYTLEIESRADGEVVLTDPVETYNRITEARVQDGQTILILEGGAAVLASAVSGLRDPDAT; from the coding sequence ATGATCTCACCCACCGCTTCTGCCTTCGCCCCGGGTACGCAAAGCCCTGCTCCCGGCACGCGTGGCTCGGTCCTGTCCTCGGATTTCGAAACTTTTCTGAAGATGCTGACGGCCCAGGCAAGATTCCAGGATCCTTTGGAGCCGCTGGACTCGTCCCAGTACGCCGCACAGCTGGCGCAGTTCTCTATGGTGGAACAGCAGGTTCTTTCAAACGACCTGTTGCAAGCCCTTTCCGGACAGTTGAGCGCGGGGGGGATGGCACAGATGTCGGGATGGATCGGGATGGAGGCGCTCAGCACGGCGCCGGTATATTTCGACGGCAGTCCGATCACCATCACCCCGAATCCGGCCGCCATCTCGGACGAGGTTTTCCTCGTGGTCTACGATGACACCGGAACCGAGGTGCAGCGCAGCGCCCTGCCGATATCTGCGGAACCTTTCGAGTGGGCAGGAGTCGCCGATGACGGCAGCCCGTTTGCAAACGGCCTTTACACGCTCGAAATCGAAAGCCGTGCGGACGGGGAGGTGGTGCTGACGGACCCGGTCGAGACCTACAACCGCATAACCGAAGCGCGTGTCCAGGACGGGCAGACCATCCTGATACTGGAAGGCGGCGCAGCCGTGCTGGCAAGTGCCGTAAGCGGGCTGCGCGACCCGGACGCCACCTGA